Within Aspergillus oryzae RIB40 DNA, chromosome 2, the genomic segment CATACAAAAGGCCCTGTTTGCCCCCGGCGCCTTGATCACAAAATGACTCGACTCCCCCGaccccttttcttctataaTCCGTACCGACCGACGTTCATACGGTAGCAGTACATGTATTCTCCATCCGTTTCATGGTTGCCCTGAGCTTTATTAAAGCAAAAGAACCCCTGAATCCATTCCTACCTATTCCTTCCATATCTCTCCCTCACTACAAGAGAAACCGCTCCTGCCAACGCCAACCGAACAACACTAGCGTAGTGATCCCAGAAAAATGCTCTCTACAAAACGCACACGCACACCCCCAGGCAACCCAGATAGTCTATCCTCGAAGTATGGAGCCGGGAAAATCGTATCTCGGAGCAGAAAACAGCAGCTGTTAAGAGACAGCCCGTCAATATCGCGACGTCTAGACAGACGTCAGGGCTCATCCAGCCCTCCAAATGGACGGTAAAAAACCCCTGACCAACACATACTTATCTACAATTATTCTTGCAAACTAAAACTAAACCGAGTCATATACTACCAGATCACATTCGCCGGCCGTTATCACCCTCTGCGTAGGTCCACAAAAACGCCTCTTCGCAGCTCACAAAGACATCCTTTGCGTATCCCCATTCTTCGCCGCAGCATATACCCAAGCACAGCCGTCGGACTCTCCTAACAGACGAGTGAATCTTCCCGATGAGCAACCGGAAGTCTTTTCGTGTATTCTCGAGTACCTCTACAAGGGCGATTATTACCCCCAGCTGGTGCACAACAAGCAATTAAATTCCTGGGAATTGGAAGATACGGGAACCGATAAGGATGGCCAGAGTAATGGGGCGACTTTGTTTCATCATGCTGCTGGAGCGGAGA encodes:
- a CDS encoding BTB/POZ domain-containing protein (predicted protein), which encodes MDGPQKRLFAAHKDILCVSPFFAAAYTQAQPSDSPNRRVNLPDEQPEVFSCILEYLYKGDYYPQLVHNKQLNSWELEDTGTDKDGQSNGATLFHHAAGAEILRDTAV